A single region of the Bacillus cereus genome encodes:
- the rpmG gene encoding 50S ribosomal protein L33, with protein sequence MRVNITLACTECGDRNYISKKNKRNNAERIELKKYCKRDKKSTLHRETK encoded by the coding sequence ATGCGTGTGAATATTACTCTAGCATGTACAGAATGCGGAGATCGTAACTATATCTCAAAGAAAAATAAACGTAACAACGCTGAGCGTATCGAGCTTAAAAAGTATTGCAAGCGTGACAAGAAGTCTACGTTACACCGTGAAACAAAGTAA
- a CDS encoding cysteine hydrolase family protein, with protein sequence MDTCADILIVIDLQNGVCYSGEHLFDLQNLLTKVNKRISSYRKSNKPILFVQHCDDDLVPEKELWAIHTDLDVQEQDFFVSKTHANSFYKTNLKEILDQLSVHRIEFCGAQTEYCMDATIKFAHGLRYENFMVQKTTSTLNNPFMSAKETIDFYENIWNHRFLTLIKDEL encoded by the coding sequence ATGGATACTTGTGCAGATATTTTAATCGTTATCGATTTACAAAATGGGGTATGTTATAGCGGAGAACATTTATTTGATTTACAAAATTTACTTACAAAAGTAAATAAAAGAATTTCTTCATATAGAAAATCAAATAAACCAATCCTTTTTGTCCAACATTGCGATGATGATTTAGTACCCGAAAAAGAACTTTGGGCTATTCATACCGATCTAGATGTTCAAGAACAAGATTTTTTTGTAAGTAAAACACATGCCAATTCATTTTATAAAACAAACTTAAAAGAGATTTTAGATCAATTATCTGTACATCGTATTGAATTTTGTGGTGCCCAAACAGAGTACTGTATGGATGCTACAATTAAATTTGCCCACGGACTGAGATACGAAAATTTCATGGTACAGAAAACAACCTCTACGTTAAACAATCCATTTATGTCCGCAAAAGAGACAATTGATTTTTATGAGAATATATGGAATCACAGATTTTTAACGTTGATAAAAGATGAGCTCTAG
- a CDS encoding ArsR/SmtB family transcription factor — MLETFQKEIELYESNAELLKVLAHPVRLCIVKGLIERGPSNVSTMYTGLNMPQSTISQHLAKLKSAKIVSSERKGLEIYYKVENETIIQLVRVLLG, encoded by the coding sequence ATGTTAGAAACCTTTCAAAAAGAAATAGAACTATATGAAAGCAATGCAGAATTATTGAAAGTGCTTGCTCATCCTGTTCGCTTATGTATTGTAAAAGGATTAATTGAACGTGGCCCAAGCAATGTTTCTACAATGTACACTGGCTTAAACATGCCACAATCTACAATTTCACAGCATTTAGCAAAGTTAAAAAGTGCTAAAATCGTTTCTAGTGAAAGAAAAGGATTAGAAATTTACTACAAAGTAGAAAACGAAACAATTATTCAACTCGTTCGTGTATTATTAGGTTAG
- a CDS encoding bifunctional homocysteine S-methyltransferase/methylenetetrahydrofolate reductase, with product MKLLDLLSKGIVIGDGAVGTLLHSHGLQSSFEELNLSDPDLIISIHKQYVAAGADVIQTNTYGANEAKLRMYGLENQVVQINKAAVKIAKASVTERNAILGTIGGMKHIGAVTTTDMEREFMLLEQAGALLEEQVDGLLLETFYDEFELLHAVKVLRKQTNIPIVAQLALHEAGTTQNGNDVNEILKQLLDYGANVVGLNCQLGPLHMTEAFKMISIPQNGYLSAYPNAGLPNYVEGRYVYEGSPAYFEAMTPKFIEQGIRLLGGCCGTTPEHIESMKRATLNVTPVIEKDTIQRPKVVHTHEKRSKSHVTLAEKAKKQTTVVVELDPPKTLDTQRFFEGARALKRAGADAITLADNSLASPRVSNMAMGALLTKHDIPVLTHLTCRDHNVIGLQSHLLGLSALGMEEVLALTGDPARVGDFPGATSVYDLSSIELIKMIKEMNDGRSILGKSIGPATRFSVGGAFNPHVRHLKAAVKRMERKIDAGAEYFLTQPIYDIALIEEVYEATKHLEQPIFIGIMPLVSKRNADFLHFEVPGITLPEEIRERMDGHETKESAIEEGIRISQELIDTAMKYFNGVYLITPFLKYEITEHLVKYVREKQEVKEGIN from the coding sequence GTGAAATTACTAGATTTATTATCAAAAGGAATTGTAATAGGTGATGGTGCAGTTGGAACATTATTACATTCGCATGGTTTACAAAGTAGTTTTGAAGAATTGAATTTGTCTGATCCGGACTTAATTATATCGATTCATAAACAATATGTAGCTGCTGGAGCGGATGTTATCCAAACGAATACGTATGGGGCAAATGAAGCGAAATTACGTATGTATGGCTTAGAGAATCAAGTTGTTCAAATTAATAAAGCAGCAGTGAAGATTGCGAAAGCATCTGTTACAGAAAGAAATGCAATTTTAGGAACAATTGGTGGTATGAAACATATCGGAGCTGTTACAACAACTGATATGGAAAGGGAGTTTATGTTACTTGAGCAGGCAGGTGCTTTATTAGAAGAACAGGTTGATGGATTGCTATTAGAGACTTTCTATGATGAATTTGAATTACTTCATGCTGTTAAGGTGTTACGAAAACAAACGAATATTCCAATTGTAGCCCAATTAGCGTTACATGAGGCAGGTACGACTCAAAATGGAAATGATGTAAATGAAATATTAAAACAGCTTTTAGATTACGGTGCGAATGTTGTTGGATTGAACTGCCAACTAGGACCACTTCATATGACGGAAGCTTTTAAAATGATATCGATTCCTCAAAATGGCTACTTGTCAGCATATCCAAATGCAGGTCTCCCGAATTATGTGGAGGGACGTTACGTATATGAGGGAAGTCCGGCTTATTTCGAAGCGATGACACCGAAATTTATTGAGCAAGGTATTCGGTTATTGGGTGGTTGTTGTGGTACTACTCCAGAACATATTGAAAGTATGAAGCGTGCTACTCTAAATGTTACGCCTGTAATAGAAAAGGACACGATTCAAAGACCAAAAGTAGTTCATACACACGAGAAACGTTCGAAATCTCACGTCACTCTAGCAGAGAAAGCAAAGAAACAAACGACAGTTGTAGTGGAACTAGACCCACCGAAAACATTAGACACGCAGCGTTTTTTTGAAGGGGCAAGAGCATTGAAAAGAGCTGGGGCAGACGCTATTACTCTAGCAGATAATTCACTAGCATCGCCTCGCGTTTCTAATATGGCAATGGGTGCATTATTAACGAAGCATGATATTCCAGTATTGACTCATTTAACGTGTAGAGACCATAACGTCATTGGGCTACAATCTCATTTATTAGGTTTATCGGCGTTAGGGATGGAGGAAGTGCTAGCTTTAACTGGTGATCCAGCGCGTGTTGGCGATTTCCCAGGTGCAACTTCTGTATATGATTTGTCCTCTATTGAGTTAATTAAAATGATTAAAGAAATGAACGACGGGCGTTCCATTTTAGGGAAATCAATTGGCCCAGCAACAAGATTTTCTGTCGGCGGTGCGTTTAATCCGCATGTAAGACATTTAAAAGCAGCGGTTAAGCGAATGGAACGGAAAATAGATGCCGGAGCGGAATATTTCTTAACTCAGCCAATTTACGATATAGCGTTAATTGAGGAAGTGTATGAAGCGACAAAGCATTTGGAACAACCTATCTTTATTGGAATTATGCCTTTAGTAAGTAAGCGGAATGCAGATTTTCTTCATTTTGAGGTGCCAGGTATTACTCTTCCTGAAGAAATACGAGAGAGAATGGATGGGCACGAAACGAAAGAGTCGGCTATTGAGGAAGGGATTCGTATTTCACAAGAGTTAATCGATACGGCAATGAAATACTTTAACGGTGTTTATCTTATTACACCATTTTTAAAATATGAAATTACAGAACATCTCGTGAAATATGTAAGAGAAAAGCAAGAAGTGAAAGAGGGTATTAATTGA
- a CDS encoding MBL fold metallo-hydrolase, with protein MKWTQMPLGPLQTNAYILTNDQNECIIFDPGHEGEKLVTYLQEAQLKPLAVLLTHAHFDHIGAVDAVRDAFRIPVYVHKEEADWLGDATVNGSQIFMMNRSITAKPADQIIDAEGTLTIGSFNFEIFETPGHSPGSISYYCKEANAVFSGDVLFQMSIGRTDLPGGSFAELIGSIEEKLFVLPDETAVLCGHGPETSIGFEKENNPFLQ; from the coding sequence ATGAAATGGACACAAATGCCTTTAGGCCCATTACAAACAAATGCTTATATTTTAACGAATGATCAAAATGAGTGTATTATTTTTGATCCTGGTCATGAAGGAGAGAAACTTGTTACATATTTACAAGAAGCGCAGTTAAAGCCCCTTGCGGTTTTATTAACGCATGCTCACTTTGATCATATTGGTGCTGTTGATGCCGTGAGAGATGCTTTTCGTATTCCGGTATACGTACATAAAGAAGAAGCGGATTGGTTAGGAGATGCAACTGTGAATGGATCGCAAATTTTTATGATGAACCGCAGTATTACAGCGAAACCAGCAGATCAAATTATTGATGCAGAAGGTACATTAACGATCGGTTCTTTTAACTTTGAAATTTTTGAGACACCAGGACATTCTCCAGGAAGTATTTCTTATTATTGTAAAGAGGCGAATGCCGTATTTTCTGGTGATGTATTATTCCAAATGAGTATTGGAAGAACAGATTTGCCTGGCGGAAGCTTTGCTGAATTAATTGGAAGTATTGAAGAGAAATTATTTGTATTACCAGATGAAACAGCAGTGCTATGTGGGCATGGTCCAGAGACAAGCATTGGATTTGAAAAAGAAAATAATCCATTTTTACAATAA
- a CDS encoding class I SAM-dependent methyltransferase, with protein sequence MGMELILREWMGKEKDYSISYSTYMNLVLYTEGHGYYMREREKIGRQGDFFTSSNVSSVFAKTFAKFFIRLVENGEVSSNICEVGGGTGKFAHDVLQEWKQLSPETFSSLNYSIVEVSPFHRRLQQESLCSFDNVSYYTSYIEMGESFEGIIFSNELFDAFPVEVVEKRNGILYEVRITYTEEGDLAEVFRPVEKKIGRYLLKYNIHIAEGQRFEVPIAMEEYIEEIAEWFQRGICITVDYGYTREEWMHPAHHEGSLRGYYKHKLIRNPLAYPGEMDLTTHVHWDELKVIFELQGIHTIWHRKQSEFLLAAGILEHLTSHQDTNPFSETQKRNRAVRSMILNGGLGSAFDIVMHTKDMKNLQLNRYLTI encoded by the coding sequence ATGGGGATGGAGCTCATTTTAAGAGAATGGATGGGGAAAGAAAAGGATTATTCAATTTCATACAGTACGTATATGAACCTCGTATTATATACAGAAGGACATGGATATTATATGAGAGAACGTGAAAAAATTGGAAGACAAGGAGATTTTTTTACGAGTAGTAATGTATCTTCTGTCTTTGCGAAGACTTTTGCTAAGTTTTTTATTCGGCTTGTTGAAAATGGAGAAGTTTCTTCAAATATTTGTGAGGTTGGTGGGGGAACGGGAAAGTTTGCCCATGATGTTTTACAAGAATGGAAACAATTATCTCCGGAAACCTTTAGTAGTTTAAACTATTCAATTGTTGAAGTGAGCCCTTTTCATAGAAGATTACAGCAGGAGAGTCTTTGCTCATTTGATAATGTATCGTATTATACATCGTATATTGAAATGGGAGAGTCTTTCGAAGGAATTATTTTTTCGAATGAACTATTTGATGCGTTTCCTGTTGAAGTAGTTGAGAAAAGAAATGGAATTTTGTATGAAGTACGTATCACGTATACAGAGGAAGGGGACCTTGCAGAAGTATTTAGGCCAGTAGAGAAAAAAATTGGTCGATACTTATTGAAATATAATATTCATATTGCAGAGGGGCAGCGATTTGAGGTACCTATTGCAATGGAAGAGTATATAGAAGAAATTGCGGAATGGTTCCAGCGAGGTATATGTATTACAGTTGATTATGGTTATACAAGAGAAGAATGGATGCATCCTGCACATCATGAAGGAAGTTTAAGAGGATATTATAAGCATAAGCTAATTCGTAACCCTCTTGCATATCCAGGAGAAATGGATTTAACTACCCATGTTCATTGGGATGAGTTGAAGGTGATTTTCGAGCTACAAGGGATTCATACGATATGGCATAGGAAGCAATCAGAGTTTTTGTTAGCGGCAGGGATATTAGAACATCTTACGAGTCATCAAGATACAAATCCTTTTTCTGAAACTCAAAAACGAAATCGAGCAGTTCGTTCTATGATTTTGAACGGAGGCTTAGGAAGTGCCTTTGATATTGTTATGCACACGAAAGATATGAAGAATTTACAGTTGAATCGATATTTAACAATATGA
- a CDS encoding DUF2759 domain-containing protein, whose protein sequence is MGLVIIFALVTLLAVFATLRTLREKNFFAGGFAIATVLVFGWFTIMTVLYNGYPPTA, encoded by the coding sequence ATGGGCCTTGTTATTATTTTTGCGCTAGTCACTCTGTTAGCTGTATTTGCTACGCTTAGAACACTTCGCGAAAAGAACTTTTTCGCGGGCGGTTTTGCAATTGCAACCGTACTCGTTTTCGGATGGTTTACAATCATGACTGTTCTATATAATGGGTACCCTCCAACAGCTTAA
- the metI gene encoding cystathionine gamma-synthase/O-acetylhomoserine thiolyase, giving the protein MSTIETKLAQIGNRSETTTGTVNPPVYFSTAYRHEGLGKSTGFDYSRTGNPTRGLLEQAIADLEYGEQGYACSSGMAAVLLVLSLFRSGDELIVSEDLYGGTYRLFSEHEKKWNVRCRYVNTQSIKQIEKAITTETKAIFIETPTNPLMQVTDIATVASVAKRHGLLLIVDNTFYTPYIQQPLTEGADIVLHSATKYLGGHNDVLSGLVVAKGKELCEEIAHYHNASGAVLSPFDSWLLIRGMKTLALRMRQHEENAKAIVAYLNDEDGVTDVFYPGRGGMISFRLQDETWINPFLQSLSLITFAESLGGVESLMTYPATQTHADIPEEIRTANGVCNRLLRFSVGIENSNDLIQDLKQAIKLVKEGVRI; this is encoded by the coding sequence ATGTCAACTATCGAAACAAAACTAGCACAAATCGGAAATCGTAGCGAAACTACAACAGGAACTGTTAATCCACCCGTTTATTTCTCAACCGCTTATCGTCACGAAGGACTTGGTAAATCTACCGGCTTTGACTATTCACGAACTGGAAATCCAACTCGTGGTCTTTTAGAACAGGCAATCGCAGACTTAGAATATGGCGAACAAGGTTATGCCTGTAGCTCAGGAATGGCCGCTGTTCTCCTCGTCCTTTCACTATTTCGTTCCGGAGACGAACTTATTGTGTCTGAAGATTTATACGGGGGCACTTATCGATTATTTTCTGAGCATGAAAAAAAATGGAATGTTCGATGTAGATACGTAAATACACAATCTATTAAACAAATTGAGAAAGCTATCACAACTGAAACGAAGGCTATTTTCATAGAAACGCCGACTAATCCATTAATGCAAGTTACTGATATTGCCACTGTCGCAAGTGTAGCGAAAAGACACGGACTACTTCTTATTGTAGATAACACATTCTACACTCCTTATATACAGCAACCATTAACAGAAGGTGCCGATATCGTACTTCACAGTGCAACGAAGTATTTAGGCGGGCATAACGATGTACTAAGCGGACTTGTCGTGGCAAAAGGAAAAGAACTTTGTGAAGAAATTGCTCATTATCATAATGCCTCCGGTGCTGTCTTAAGCCCATTTGACTCATGGCTATTAATTCGTGGTATGAAAACTTTAGCGCTTCGCATGAGACAACATGAAGAAAATGCGAAAGCCATTGTTGCTTATTTAAATGATGAAGACGGTGTGACAGATGTATTTTATCCAGGAAGAGGCGGTATGATTTCGTTTCGCCTTCAAGATGAAACATGGATTAATCCATTCTTACAATCTTTATCCTTAATCACATTTGCTGAAAGTCTTGGTGGTGTAGAGAGTTTAATGACTTATCCAGCAACGCAAACGCATGCTGATATTCCTGAAGAAATCAGAACGGCAAACGGTGTATGTAATCGCCTTCTTCGGTTCTCCGTCGGCATTGAAAATAGTAACGATTTAATTCAAGACTTAAAGCAAGCCATTAAACTTGTAAAAGAAGGTGTAAGAATATGA
- the metC gene encoding cystathionine beta-lyase — protein sequence MSYSIDTLLLHNQYKHDTQTGAVNVPIYNTSTFHQFDVDTFGKYDYSRSGNPTREALEDIIALLEDGTKGFAFASGIAAISTAFLLLSQGDHVLISEDVYGGTYRIITEVLSRYGVSHTFVDMTNLEAIKQNIKSNTKLFYVETPSNPLLKVTDIREVSKLAKSIGALTFVDNTFLTPLFQKPLDLGADVVLHSATKFIAGHSDVTAGLAVVKDAELAQKLGFLQNAFGAILGPQDCSLVLRGLKTLHVRLEHSAAGANKIAHYLQEHSKVQNVYYPGLQSHLGYDIQQSQATSAGAVLSFTLQSEDALRQFLSKVKLPVFAVSLGAVESILSYPAKMSHAALSQEARDERGISNSLLRLSVGLENVNDLISDFENALSYVEEPVNA from the coding sequence ATGAGTTATTCTATCGATACACTCTTACTACACAACCAGTATAAACATGATACTCAAACAGGAGCTGTTAACGTTCCCATTTATAACACATCAACATTTCACCAGTTTGATGTAGATACTTTTGGCAAATACGACTATAGCCGATCTGGAAATCCAACTCGTGAAGCTCTGGAAGATATCATTGCTTTATTAGAAGACGGAACAAAGGGGTTCGCCTTTGCATCAGGCATTGCAGCGATTTCTACTGCTTTTCTACTGCTTTCACAAGGCGATCACGTACTCATTTCAGAAGACGTATACGGAGGTACTTACCGGATTATAACTGAAGTTCTCTCTCGTTACGGTGTTTCACATACATTTGTTGATATGACCAATTTAGAAGCAATAAAACAAAATATCAAATCGAATACGAAGCTCTTTTATGTAGAAACACCATCTAACCCACTTTTAAAAGTAACAGATATTCGCGAGGTTTCTAAACTCGCAAAATCTATTGGTGCTCTTACATTTGTTGATAATACATTTTTGACACCACTATTCCAGAAGCCGCTTGATCTTGGCGCCGATGTCGTTCTTCATAGCGCCACAAAATTTATTGCTGGTCATAGTGATGTTACTGCCGGATTAGCAGTCGTAAAAGATGCTGAACTCGCTCAAAAACTTGGATTTTTACAAAATGCATTTGGCGCTATTTTAGGTCCTCAAGATTGTTCTCTCGTACTTCGCGGCCTAAAAACATTGCATGTACGTCTTGAGCACTCAGCTGCAGGTGCCAATAAAATTGCACATTATTTACAAGAGCACTCTAAAGTCCAAAATGTCTATTATCCTGGATTACAATCACATCTTGGCTATGATATTCAACAATCTCAAGCAACATCAGCTGGGGCTGTCCTATCTTTCACTTTACAATCAGAAGATGCACTCCGCCAATTTTTATCGAAAGTTAAACTACCCGTTTTTGCGGTTAGTCTAGGGGCTGTTGAATCTATTCTTTCCTATCCCGCAAAAATGTCACATGCAGCTTTATCACAGGAGGCACGTGACGAAAGAGGCATTTCTAATTCATTGCTTCGCTTATCTGTCGGTCTTGAAAATGTTAACGATCTAATATCCGATTTTGAAAATGCTCTTTCTTACGTAGAAGAACCTGTAAATGCATAG
- the glcK gene encoding glucokinase, which yields MEEKWLVGVDLGGTTIKLAFINVYGEILHKWEIPTNTNEQGKHITLDVAKAIDKKLEELGELKSKLIGVGMGAPGPVHVASGMIYEAVNLGWKNYPLKDLLEVETGLPVVIDNDANLAALGEMWKGAGEGAKDLICMTLGTGVGGGVIANGEIVHGVSGAAGEIGHITVVTENAFPCNCGKSGCLETVTSATGIVRVAMQKIQETDKESILRSMLAEEGRITSKDVFEAHGQGDELAGEVVEKVASYLGLAVANLSSTLNPEKIVIGGGVSKAGDALLEPIQRYFEQYAFSRAVKSTKLAIATLGNDAGVIGGAWLVKKHKYEAKMI from the coding sequence ATGGAAGAGAAATGGTTAGTTGGTGTTGATCTTGGTGGTACAACGATTAAATTAGCATTTATTAATGTGTACGGTGAAATTTTACATAAGTGGGAAATCCCTACGAATACAAATGAGCAAGGAAAACATATTACACTTGATGTAGCGAAAGCTATTGATAAAAAGTTAGAAGAGTTAGGTGAATTAAAAAGCAAGTTAATTGGTGTTGGTATGGGAGCTCCTGGTCCTGTACATGTCGCATCTGGAATGATTTATGAAGCGGTTAATTTAGGTTGGAAAAATTATCCGTTAAAAGATTTACTAGAAGTAGAAACAGGATTACCTGTTGTGATAGATAATGATGCAAACTTAGCAGCGCTTGGAGAAATGTGGAAAGGTGCTGGTGAAGGAGCAAAAGATTTAATTTGCATGACACTTGGCACGGGTGTTGGTGGCGGTGTAATCGCCAATGGTGAGATTGTACACGGTGTAAGTGGTGCTGCAGGTGAGATTGGACATATTACAGTAGTTACAGAGAATGCTTTCCCATGTAATTGCGGAAAGTCTGGTTGTTTAGAGACAGTAACATCTGCAACGGGTATTGTGCGTGTTGCTATGCAAAAAATACAAGAGACTGATAAAGAGAGTATTTTACGTTCTATGTTAGCAGAAGAAGGGCGTATTACATCAAAAGATGTATTCGAAGCGCATGGACAAGGTGATGAGCTAGCAGGCGAAGTAGTAGAAAAGGTGGCTTCTTATTTAGGATTAGCTGTAGCAAACCTTTCTAGCACATTGAATCCAGAGAAAATTGTTATTGGTGGTGGCGTGTCTAAAGCTGGAGATGCGTTATTAGAACCAATTCAACGCTATTTCGAGCAATATGCTTTCTCACGTGCTGTAAAGAGCACAAAGTTAGCAATTGCGACACTTGGTAATGACGCAGGTGTTATCGGAGGAGCTTGGCTTGTAAAAAAGCACAAATACGAAGCGAAGATGATATAA
- a CDS encoding YqgQ family protein, which translates to MISIYDIQQLLKKFGTIIYTGDRIADLQLMQDELRELNQSQLIDPQDYQTALFLLKQEIQKEINKN; encoded by the coding sequence ATGATATCCATTTATGATATTCAACAATTGCTAAAGAAATTTGGTACGATTATTTACACAGGTGATCGAATTGCAGATTTACAATTAATGCAAGATGAATTGCGTGAATTAAATCAATCACAGCTAATCGATCCACAAGACTATCAAACAGCTTTATTTTTATTGAAGCAAGAAATTCAAAAAGAGATAAATAAGAATTAG
- a CDS encoding 5-formyltetrahydrofolate cyclo-ligase, producing MKEEKIRLRKQIIERMNSLSEEQYTTLSEQIAVSLYGQKEWIEARTIGITLSMEHEVNTYPIIEKAWEEGKKIVVPKCNKGTRTMSFRKISNFDQLETVYMNLREPIPAFTEEVNACEIDLLIVPGVAYTGRGERIGYGGGYYDRYLVHYKGKTLSLAYDYQMVKHIPVEPFDKNVEKIITEKGTMVINGLV from the coding sequence GTGAAAGAAGAGAAAATACGTTTACGTAAACAAATAATAGAACGCATGAATTCTTTATCTGAAGAACAGTATACAACTTTATCGGAACAAATTGCAGTTTCGTTGTATGGGCAAAAAGAGTGGATTGAAGCTAGAACAATTGGAATCACTCTCTCGATGGAACATGAAGTGAATACATATCCTATTATCGAAAAAGCTTGGGAAGAAGGAAAGAAAATTGTTGTTCCAAAGTGTAATAAAGGGACAAGAACGATGTCTTTCCGGAAAATTAGTAATTTTGATCAATTAGAAACAGTATATATGAATTTACGTGAACCGATTCCAGCGTTTACGGAAGAAGTGAATGCGTGTGAAATTGATCTTCTTATCGTGCCAGGAGTAGCTTATACAGGGCGAGGGGAACGGATTGGATATGGTGGCGGCTACTATGATCGTTATCTCGTGCATTATAAAGGGAAAACGCTATCATTAGCTTATGATTATCAAATGGTAAAACATATTCCTGTTGAACCATTTGATAAAAATGTAGAAAAAATTATTACAGAAAAAGGAACAATGGTTATAAATGGGCTTGTATAG